A genomic stretch from Acidobacteriota bacterium includes:
- a CDS encoding SEC-C domain-containing protein, whose translation MTAVTSMRPGRNEPCHCGSGRKYKQCCLDKDEAMARAARDKAAAEAPLPAPDPVAATHAAPQRVRTAQPWKKSATNTHGFQRMSTPRKVGGS comes from the coding sequence ATGACGGCGGTCACCAGCATGCGCCCGGGACGCAACGAGCCCTGCCACTGCGGATCGGGCCGCAAGTACAAGCAGTGTTGTCTCGACAAGGACGAGGCGATGGCCCGTGCGGCGCGAGACAAGGCAGCGGCGGAAGCGCCCCTGCCCGCGCCCGATCCGGTCGCGGCCACGCATGCCGCGCCTCAACGCGTGCGCACGGCGCAGCCCTGGAAGAAGTCGGCGACCAACACCCACGGCTTCCAGCGAATGTCGACGCCGCGCAAGGTGGGCGGCAGCTGA